A genomic stretch from Candidatus Thiothrix anitrata includes:
- a CDS encoding IS110 family RNA-guided transposase yields the protein MNATIITIDLAKSIFELALANAQYRIVQRHRFDRDTFSTFMQQQSPATVVMEACSTAHHWGRTFQAAGHEVILLPAQYVRPYRRRNKTDRADCEALLEAYRCDGLKPVALKSVEQQTLQHMHRLREHWKQTRLARMNFLRGLFMEQGVPLPLGDTEALQQMQLQCNQLATLTLQLLQPVLDELQLLEQSMQALEQQIAHCTRHNETVANLQTIPGVGLLTSTAFVAAIGKAEQFQSGRQLASWLGITPRESSSGNRRHLGSITKKGNVYLRTLLIHGARSALQASKRLLKSSKPLTRLQQWAVNLEQRVGHNKATVALANKMARIIWACWTKGTPYQAGHCPV from the coding sequence ATGAACGCTACCATTATCACCATTGATTTGGCAAAAAGTATCTTTGAATTGGCATTGGCGAATGCGCAATACCGCATAGTGCAACGCCACCGTTTTGACCGTGACACCTTTAGCACATTCATGCAGCAACAATCCCCTGCGACCGTGGTGATGGAGGCTTGCAGCACCGCACACCATTGGGGACGCACTTTTCAAGCGGCGGGGCATGAGGTGATACTGTTGCCTGCGCAATACGTGCGCCCTTACCGCCGTCGTAATAAAACCGACCGCGCCGATTGTGAGGCATTGTTGGAAGCCTACCGCTGCGATGGCCTAAAACCTGTTGCACTCAAGAGTGTGGAGCAACAAACGCTGCAACACATGCACCGCCTGCGTGAACATTGGAAACAAACGCGACTGGCACGGATGAATTTCTTGCGTGGTTTGTTCATGGAGCAAGGTGTGCCATTACCGTTGGGTGATACCGAAGCTTTGCAGCAGATGCAGCTACAATGCAACCAACTAGCAACCCTGACGTTGCAACTGTTGCAACCGGTATTGGATGAACTTCAATTACTGGAGCAGTCGATGCAAGCATTGGAACAACAGATTGCCCACTGCACCCGCCATAACGAAACCGTGGCAAACCTGCAAACCATCCCCGGTGTGGGTTTGCTCACCAGTACCGCGTTCGTCGCAGCGATTGGTAAGGCGGAGCAATTTCAATCCGGGCGACAACTGGCTTCGTGGCTGGGTATTACGCCCCGCGAAAGCAGCAGCGGCAACCGCCGTCATTTGGGCAGCATTACGAAAAAAGGCAATGTGTATTTACGCACGTTGCTGATTCATGGCGCACGTTCCGCATTGCAGGCCAGTAAACGGCTCCTCAAATCCAGCAAACCACTCACTCGGTTACAGCAGTGGGCTGTGAACTTGGAACAGCGCGTCGGACATAATAAAGCCACCGTCGCGCTTGCCAATAAAATGGCACGGATTATTTGGGCGTGTTGGACAAAAGGCACACCCTACCAAGCGGGGCATTGTCCCGTGTGA
- a CDS encoding RNA-directed DNA polymerase: protein MHTDRFRKLRKESLSNLFDKKEVSSVWRKIVRGQLRSLDFKDLYDHYDFNYNIEDRSTAIRNDILNGTYRVSLPLIYRLEKKYGICRHIVIPQPIDALVLQVLVESIADQIIKHQPSDNSFYSRDKHNVGKPHDAAEYGLSFRKQWKKLQKEIYRFNDEKELLIVTDLANYYDSISIEELKKVFMGYVENNEVLVDILFRVIEEISWKPDYLPYSGRGLPTSNLEAIRLLAHSFLFEIDEVLKQRTHDSFTRWMDDIVIGADSRKEAIELISSISDMLKSRGLALNLSKTAIYDSKEARYHFQIDENKYLDSLEGIKKGDANYNQVTTDLKKNFKKHFKDHGPKYWDKIAKRYITAFGKLESTKLLTEISRVYLNYPGLRPNLLYYLSKIGYKKQTAIKVEEILSNLDVFDDISLYQICALVTSWEVPINDTGKEFLQGIDSALVSASFKSKNPADFYTVLWFKAKYDHHEELLKFIKKYQNLWQADSFLRRQVTAVMGRLMITASKEIESLLYTQISSGITNTVSLANQIQRFSDIDNLDGKLRFYLFPKNTQRPYPLPKFMVLCSVLNSEKIRTDDDVRKSILEHVKDPYYRKWLDAQYNVN, encoded by the coding sequence ATGCACACGGATAGATTCAGAAAGCTAAGAAAAGAGTCGCTATCAAACCTCTTTGATAAAAAGGAGGTCAGTTCCGTATGGAGGAAAATTGTTCGCGGCCAGCTGCGTTCTCTTGATTTCAAAGACCTATACGACCACTATGATTTCAATTACAACATAGAGGATCGATCTACGGCGATTAGAAATGATATTTTGAACGGAACATATCGCGTTTCTCTACCATTAATTTACAGGCTAGAGAAAAAATACGGTATATGTCGGCACATCGTGATTCCGCAGCCAATAGATGCCCTTGTTTTGCAAGTTCTAGTTGAGTCTATCGCTGACCAAATCATCAAGCACCAACCTTCTGATAACTCCTTTTACTCTCGCGACAAACACAATGTCGGCAAGCCACATGATGCGGCAGAGTACGGCCTATCTTTCAGGAAACAGTGGAAAAAACTACAGAAAGAGATCTATCGATTTAACGATGAGAAAGAGCTTCTAATCGTTACTGATTTAGCGAACTATTATGACAGCATAAGCATTGAAGAGCTTAAAAAGGTTTTTATGGGATATGTTGAGAATAATGAAGTTCTCGTAGATATTCTCTTTCGTGTTATAGAAGAAATATCATGGAAACCCGACTATCTTCCTTACAGCGGTAGAGGATTGCCTACATCGAATTTAGAAGCAATCCGATTGCTTGCGCATTCGTTCCTATTTGAAATCGATGAAGTACTGAAGCAACGCACTCACGATTCATTCACGAGATGGATGGACGATATAGTAATTGGGGCAGACAGTCGAAAGGAGGCTATTGAATTAATCAGCTCAATTTCAGACATGCTCAAGAGCCGAGGGCTGGCTTTAAATCTATCTAAAACTGCAATCTATGATAGTAAAGAAGCACGTTATCATTTTCAAATTGACGAAAACAAGTATCTGGACTCTTTGGAAGGCATCAAAAAAGGCGATGCCAATTACAATCAGGTAACAACAGACCTAAAGAAAAATTTCAAAAAGCACTTTAAAGATCATGGTCCGAAATACTGGGACAAGATAGCAAAACGCTATATAACAGCATTTGGTAAGCTTGAATCAACCAAGCTGCTTACCGAAATCTCAAGAGTGTACTTAAACTACCCTGGCCTTCGGCCAAATCTCTTATATTATCTTTCGAAAATTGGTTACAAGAAGCAAACGGCAATAAAAGTAGAGGAAATTTTGTCAAACCTTGATGTTTTTGATGACATATCTCTTTATCAAATTTGCGCACTGGTTACATCATGGGAAGTGCCAATAAATGATACTGGCAAGGAATTCTTGCAGGGCATCGATAGCGCTTTGGTTAGCGCATCCTTTAAAAGTAAAAATCCAGCTGACTTTTATACGGTGTTATGGTTTAAAGCTAAATATGACCACCATGAAGAGTTGCTAAAGTTTATTAAAAAATATCAGAATTTATGGCAAGCAGACTCCTTTTTGCGACGGCAGGTTACTGCGGTTATGGGGAGGCTTATGATAACCGCCAGTAAAGAAATCGAGTCGTTGCTTTACACGCAAATATCTTCGGGAATCACAAATACGGTTTCTCTTGCTAATCAGATTCAAAGATTCTCCGATATTGATAACCTCGATGGAAAGCTGCGTTTCTACCTGTTTCCTAAAAATACACAAAGGCCATATCCATTGCCAAAATTCATGGTTCTCTGCTCAGT
- a CDS encoding ECs_2282 family putative zinc-binding protein: MDTEKYNRSITLFCPTCGNSQFSPVSSDDINSELQKCASCGREITRDELIKENSENIEEHAKEIKEEITRDITAKLKKRLSSMFK; this comes from the coding sequence ATGGATACAGAAAAATATAATCGTTCCATTACTCTTTTTTGCCCCACTTGTGGGAATTCTCAATTTTCGCCAGTCTCATCTGATGATATTAATTCGGAATTACAAAAATGTGCATCTTGTGGTCGAGAAATTACACGAGATGAACTTATCAAAGAAAACAGTGAAAATATTGAAGAACACGCAAAAGAAATCAAAGAAGAAATAACACGAGATATTACAGCCAAACTGAAAAAGCGACTCTCTTCAATGTTTAAATAG